One Setaria viridis chromosome 5, Setaria_viridis_v4.0, whole genome shotgun sequence genomic region harbors:
- the LOC117855080 gene encoding uncharacterized protein has translation MEKTKGRLSIPQDPHHLILTLVHYTAMKKKKLSFRRSSLPAMYALAVAIILAITIVSCSEVQAAHVAMIRRGTNPLRATTRPRLLPPHDSRAASAQWLRRCPPSRRELQVLVPHPCRRKHMWQQRHSRQSSIYDGMLLRLHEI, from the exons ATGGAGAAGACGAAGGGGAGGCTAAGCATCCCCCAGGACCCCCACCACTTAATCCTGACACTGGTTCATTATACtgccatgaagaagaagaagctctcCTTTCGCCGCTCCTCCCTGCCGGCAATGTACGCGCTGGCAGTAGCGATCATACTAGCCATCACCATCGTCTCTTGCTCCGAGGTTCAAGCAGCCCATG TGGCGATGATCCGGCGTGGCACCAATCCCCTCCGTGCGACGACCCGGCCGCGGCTGCTTCCTCCTCACGACTCGCGGGCGGCGAGTGCTCAGTGGCTCCGGAGATGCCCTCCATCACGAAGGGAGCTCCAG GTTCTTGTGCCTCATCCGTGCAGACGCAAGCATATGTGGCAACAGCGACACTCTCGGCAATCAA GCATCTATGATGGCATGCTGCTGAGACTGCATGAG ATCTAA